The sequence CCGGGCTGTCGCGCTACACCGGCATCAGCAACCTCGCGCTGCTGAACCTGTTCGATGCTTCGCTCGCGCTGAACCAGCAGGGCTCGGCCGCGCAGTCGAACCAGGCCGGTGCGAAACTCAGCCCGATCAGTCAGGCCTCGACGGCTCAGGCGGCGGCAGCGCCCACGCTAGACGTGCTCAATATCATTGCCGCGCACTCCGACTCTCTGCGTCTTGCGCAGGCTGGCGGCACGAGCGGCGTGTCGACCGGCGAGAGCGGGCCGGCATGGGGCGTGTGGGGCCAGGCATTCGGCGGTCATGCCAGCCAGGACCAGCGCGACAACGTGGACGGCTACAGCGCCAACTTCGGCGGCCTGCTGTTCGGCGTAGACCGTGCCATCAGCGACGCGTGGCGTGCGGGTGGCGTGTTCAGCTACAGCAACGCCGCGATCAGCAACACGGGCGACACCGCAGGCGATACGACCCGGGTGAACTCATACAGCCTGTTCGGCTACGCCAGTTTCACCGGCCGGACGTGGTACGCGAACCTGTCCGCCGGCGCGGTGCAGCAGCGCTACGACACGAACCGTGTGGTCGACTTCCCCGGCTTCTCGGGTAACGCGAACGGCAGCTTCAGCGGTACGCAGTACGTGGCGCGCGCCGAAGCGGGCTATCCGCTGGCGCTGGGCGTGGCAACGCTGACGCCGCTGGCAAGCCTGACCTACAGCTACCTGCACCAGAACGGCTACACGGAAAGCGGTGGTAACGGTGCGGCGCTGTCGATCGGTGCGGCACACACGACATCGGTGAACAGCGACGTGGGCGTGAAGATTGAACGCGAATGGGCGACGTCGTACGGTGGACTGGTGCCGGATCTGCAGATCGCGTGGCGTCACGAGTACGACAACACGCGGGCGCAGACCACCGCCAGCTACGCAGCGGACCCGACCGGCCAGACGAGCTTCACGTCGCTGGGCGCAAGTCCTGTGACGAATTCGGCGGTCATTTCCGTGGGCCTCTCGCTGTTGCGTGCCAATAACCTGAGCATCACGGCGCACTACCAGGCCCAGCTCGGCTCGGGTTACGTGGCTCAGGGCGGCACGGTGCGTCTGCGTCAGCTGTTCTAAGCCGCAGGGGCGGTCACTACCTGTTGTACCAGCAGTCGAGCGCATTCCCTCATCGACGAGGGAATGCGCTTTTTCTTTAGGCCATGGCGATCGTAGTACGATCGCGTGCATCGAATTGCCAAGCTATTTACCGGAGTAACAGCATGCCAAGCGCGCCTGATTCCGCCGGCTCAATGACTATTCCAGTCGCGCTCGATCGGGCTCATGCGCACTGGAACGCCGGTCAGGCTGTCCAGGCGGAACAACTCTGTCTGCGGGTGTTGGCCGCATGGCCCGGCCAGTCCGATGCGCTCCACCTGCTCGGGCTGATCGCGCATGCCTACGGCAATCTGGATCTCGCGATTTCGCATCTGCGCGAGGCGTGCAAGGTGCCTGGCGCGCCGGCGATCTACTTCAGCAACCTCGCCGAAATGTGCCGCCAGAAGGGCCTGTTGTCCGAAGGCGAGGCTGCCGCGCAGCGCGCGGTCGAGTTGGACCCCACGCTCGTGGCCGGCTGGAACAACCTGGGGATCCTGCTGCAGGAAGCGGGCAAGATGGAACAGAGTCTGGCGTGCCTCGAGCGGGTGGTCGCGCTCAAGCCCGACTGGGCCGACGCCCACAACAACCTGGGCAACACCTGGCGGCGGCTCGGCCGGCTGGATCACGCAGAGGTGCATTACCGGCACGCGCTGGCGTTGAACCCGTCGTATGCGATCGCGCACAGCAACCTCGCGTTTCTGCTCTGTTCGAAGGGGCATTACGACGACGCGGCCGCCGAGGCGCGCTTCGCCATCGATCTCGATCCGAGTCTGGCCGACGCGTATCTGAACCTGGCCGAAGTGGAACTCTCGCGCCGCCGAACCGATGCCGTGCTCGCCACGCTGAACGCGCTGCACGCCTTTGCGCCCCAGCATCCACAGGGGCTGGTGGCGCGCGCGCGAGCTTTGACGCAATTCGGGCGCATCGATGAAGCGCTCGAGTTTGCCCGTCAGGCCGTGGCGCTCGCCCCGCATCACGCCGAGGCGCACAACGTGCTGGGCCAGGCGCTGCAGAGCCAGGGCAGGATCGACGAGGCGCTGAGCGCCTTCGAGACAGCAGCCGGCTTACCCGGCACGGTGGCGGAAGAGGCCCTGATCAGCCGCGCGCACCTGTTGATGGAAGCGGGCCGCAAGGAAGAAGCCCTGGCGGGCTTCGAACGCGCGCTGGCGACTTTCCCCGGTTCCGTGCGAGCGCTGGCGAGCCGTGCGCACGTCAAGACGTTCGAGGCGGACGACGCCGACATCGTGGCGATGGAAGCCGTGCTTGCCGAAACGGAGGGGCGTCCGCTACCCGAGCGGATCGACGCGCATTTTGCGCTGGGCAAGGCCTATCTCGACACCGGCGACGCGCAGCGCGCCTTTCACCACTTCGATAGCGGCAACCGTCAGAAGCGCGCGAGCATTACCTACGACGCCACTGCTACCGCTGGCTGGATGAAGCGCATCGCCGAGACGCTGACGCCCGAACGTCTGGCCGGGTTTCAGGGCGCCGGCGCACCATCGGACTTGCCGGTGTTCGTGATCGGCATGCCGCGCTCGGGCACGACGCTGATCGAGCAGATCGTGTCGTCCCATCCGCAGGTGACGGGGGGCGGCGAACTGTCGGTGCTGCGCTCCGTGATCGAGGGTCGCGGCGCATTTCCCGACTCGATCGGCACGATGACACGCGACGACGCGGCGCATCTCGGCCATGCCTACCTCGCGCGGGTGAACCCGCTTGCGCTGGGGCGCCTGCGCCTCGTCGAC is a genomic window of Paraburkholderia bryophila containing:
- a CDS encoding tetratricopeptide repeat-containing sulfotransferase family protein, coding for MPSAPDSAGSMTIPVALDRAHAHWNAGQAVQAEQLCLRVLAAWPGQSDALHLLGLIAHAYGNLDLAISHLREACKVPGAPAIYFSNLAEMCRQKGLLSEGEAAAQRAVELDPTLVAGWNNLGILLQEAGKMEQSLACLERVVALKPDWADAHNNLGNTWRRLGRLDHAEVHYRHALALNPSYAIAHSNLAFLLCSKGHYDDAAAEARFAIDLDPSLADAYLNLAEVELSRRRTDAVLATLNALHAFAPQHPQGLVARARALTQFGRIDEALEFARQAVALAPHHAEAHNVLGQALQSQGRIDEALSAFETAAGLPGTVAEEALISRAHLLMEAGRKEEALAGFERALATFPGSVRALASRAHVKTFEADDADIVAMEAVLAETEGRPLPERIDAHFALGKAYLDTGDAQRAFHHFDSGNRQKRASITYDATATAGWMKRIAETLTPERLAGFQGAGAPSDLPVFVIGMPRSGTTLIEQIVSSHPQVTGGGELSVLRSVIEGRGAFPDSIGTMTRDDAAHLGHAYLARVNPLALGRLRLVDKMPANFFYTGLIPAILPGARIIHCRRDPVDTCLSCYTRQFGGEQPFTFDQAELGAFYRSYEGLMAHLRDVLPAERFIEVDYESVVDDLEGEARRLIAFLGLPWDDACLNFHENRRVVRTASVDQVRQPIYKTSRGRGRQYADHLGPLLSALGVDIQ